The Coprobacter tertius DNA segment ATTTACGGGGCAAGAGGCGCCAATGGAGTTGTTATAATCACTACAAAAAAAGGAAAAATCGGTAAACCGGTTATTACCTACAATGGCAGTGTTTCTTTAGAACGGCTCAACAATAAACTCGATTTGATGGACGCATATGAATTCGTCAGATTACAGGAAGAATTGTATTCGCCTTCCGAAATGCTTGAAAAATATTTTAGTGAAGGACGCACGCTTGAAAGCTATCGCAACATACCCGATCAGTACGACTGGCAGGATGAAGTTTTCCGTACCGCTATATCTACCAATCACTATCTGTCGATATCGGGTGGTACGGCTGATACGCGTTATAATAGTTCTTTATCTTATGTAAATCAGAACGGGATTATTATTAATTCGGCATATACGCGTTTCCAGGGACGGTTCAGCCTCGACCAAAGGATAAATTCTAAACTTAAAATAAACCTTAATGCCAATTACTCGAGAGGTATAACCAGTGGATCGTCACCCTCGGCAGCATCGAGCAGCGCAAGCAGCAGCTTTATGTATAGCGTTTGGGGATATCGTCCGGTGACCTATGACGGAACCGATTTGCGTACTGCTTTATGGGACCCCGATGTAAATACGGCCAACGATTATAGGTTTAACCCGATTCTCTCGGTCAGGAACGAATACCGAAAAAATACCCAGGATGATTTGGTAGGAAATGCTTTTGCCGAATATACGTTTATAAAAGGATTAAAGTTAAAGGTTTCGGGAGGTTATCGGTTGAAAAAACGACTGAATGAAGCTTTCAACGGGTCGAAGACCCGGTACGGAAATGCCAGCCGATCTGAAGGGGTAAACGCTTCGGTACGTAATTATGACGATCATGGCTGGCTGAATGAAAATGTATTGAGCTATTCGAAATATATCAATAAAAAGCATAATATTTCTGCGTTGGCTGGTATGACTTTTCAAGGGAATTATTCGAACATGTTCCGTAGCGATGTACAGCAAATCGCTCACGAATCTTTAGGAATGGCCGGAATGGACTCGGGGTTGCCCAAACTAATCGAGTCATCTATCGGAGAAAACAAATTGATGTCTTATCTGGCCCGTTTTAACTATGCGTTCGAATCGAAATATTACCTTACGGCTTCTTTCCGTGCCGACGGTTCGTCGAAGTTTTCTCCCAAAAACCGGTGGGGATATTTCCCATCGGCGTCGGTCGCTTGGAATTTCGATAAAGAAAATTTTTTAAAAGGCATTGATTGGCTCAACAACGGCAAATTGCGTCTTAGCTGGGGACAAACGGGTAATAATCGCGTAAGTGATTATGCCTATATGGGAAGTATTACGCCGAGTATGACTTATGAATATCCTTTTGGAGAAACTTATTATCCGGGCTTTCGGCTGACGGCTATTGAGAATCCCAATCTGAAATGGGAAACTACCGATCAGACCAATTTGGGTATCGATCTGAGTTTTCTCGGAGAACGTATTAATTTTACGGCCGATCTTTATCATAAACTCACCCGTAATCTTTTACTGTATGCCGATCTTCCTTATACTACAGGCTTCTCTAAAGCATATCTGAATATCGGTAAAATGGCCAACCGGGGTATAGAACTTACTTTGGAGACAGTAAATATAAAAAACCGGGATTTTACATGGACATCTAATTTCAATATCTCTTTTAACCGGAGTGAAGTAAAAGAACTCTCCGGAAACCAGGAAACATTATTGAGTACGGTTACCTTCGATAACGCCTATAAAACGCCATCGTATATCGCCAAAGTAGGTAAACCTCTCGGCCTGATGTACGGATATATTTATGAAGGCACTTATAAACCGGAAGATTTTGAAAACGGGGTACTGAAATCGGATATCCCGACCAACGGGAGTGAAAGGAATATGATACACCCCGGCGATGCCCGTTATAAAGATATCAATGGCGATAATAAGGTAGACGAAAAAGACCAGACGATTATCGGACGTGGCGAACCGATACATGTTGGCGGTTTTACCAATAATTTTACTTATAAGAACTTCGATCTGAATATATTTTTCACCTGGTCGTATGGTAATGATATACTTAATGCGAACCGATTGATTTTTGAAAATAGTCTGACCAAAAAAGAAACTAATATGTTTGCTTCTTATGCCGACCGTTGGACTCCGCAGAACCCGCAGAGCAATATTCCCCGGGCAGGAGATAACAGCCCGAGAGTATTTTCTTCGCGAGTAATCGAAGACGGTTCGTATTTGAGATTGAAGTCGGTAGCTTTGGGCTATACCTTACCCCGTAAAATAGCGAGACGATGTTCTCTCGAATCGGCGCGAATTTTTATTACAGGGGAAAATTTATGGACTTGGACTTCCTATACGGGCTACGACCCCGAAGTATCGGTTCGGAATTCCGCCCTGACTCCCGGTTTCGACTTTTCGGCCTATCCGAGAGCCTACAATTTTTCTTTAGGTGTTAACCTCAGTTTCTAAATCAATCAAATCGAAATCACAATGAAGATTATAAATTATATATTATTATCGATACTTCTGATGACGGGAGTATCCTGTAATTTTCTCGATACGGAACCGAATGATTTTATTCGGCCACAGGATTTTTATAAAGACAGTAACGATGCTTTATTAGCCCTTACGGGTATATACAGTACGCTGGGTAGTCAGAATTTATACGGTGGGGCGTATATGCAATTGTTTGGTACCGATGATCTTACCTATTATGATCGTAATACGCTACCTATTAATGTCCCCAATAATAATTTTGACGCCGGCAATAACGAAGTTGCCAATGTGTGGGCTCAGTTATATACCGGGATCAATAACGCGAATATATTTCTCGAACGTATCGAAAAAACATCGATGGATGCCGGAACAAAGAAAACCTATATCGGTGAAGCGACTTTTTTAAGAGCTTATTTTTATTTCTTGCTCGCACAAAGTTGGGGCGACGTACCTTTAATAACACGAGCACAATATGATGAAAATAATCTTATCCGGGATTGTGCCGCTACTAAACAAGCATCGGTATTGGCATGGGTGACCTCAGAAATGGAAAAGGCAGAACCTATGGTGGCCGAAATCGAAGCGGTCGAAGGAGGGCATGTAAATAAATCAGCCGTTCGGGGCATATTGGCACGGGTTTATCTGAAAAGAGCCGGCTGGCCGGTTAACGAAGGGAAGCCCATGTATGAGAAAGCCCGGTATTGGGCCGGAGAAGTGATCCGTTATGATAAAATAAAACACGATCTGAATCCCGATTACACGCAGGTATTTAAAAACCTTGCCGCCGATGTGGCCGATACCAAAGAATGTTTATGGGAGATTTATTTCACAGGAAACCGTTTAGACGGTCATCAGGCAGCCGGCCGGTGGGGATGTACCATGGGTATTAAAAACAACGATGTTTCTAAAAAATCGATGGGATATAGTTACGCTTTTTATTCGGTAACCCTTAATTTGTGGGATCTTTTCAACGATATCGACGCCGATGGAATTCCTGATCTCGACGATGTCACCGAAAAAAATAATCCCGATGTACGCCGAGACTGGAATATCGCTCCCTATCGGTATCAGCAACGAAACGATAATTCCACGATTTTCTGGAAACGTTACTGGTATTATAAAGGAGATATAAAATTAGATAATAACGGAAATGTCCTGATGAAAGACGATGGCGTTACACCGCAAACCTCAGGGTATGGCGAATATGTACAACGCAATGTAGGAAAATATCGCCGCGAATATGAAGTCGTAAGTCCGAGAGACAAAAATTATACTCCGATAAACTTCCCTGTTTTACGCTATTCGGATGTATTGTTAATGTATGCTGAAGCGGATAACGAAGTCGAAGGCAGCCCGAGCAACAAGGCGGTGGAATATGTAAAAAGAGTAAGAAAACGGGCCGGGCTCGAAACCAAAGACAGTTGGAGTTATGAGGAATTCAAGCGGTTGATACGGGATGAAAGAGCCCGGGAATTGTGTTTCGAAGGAGTCCGAAAATTCGACTTACTCCGTTGGGACTATTTCACCGAAGAAATGAATAACGTATATCGTTATGTTATGAACGATTCGCGTTGGGCTTCCGGAAAATCTTTCGCTGAATATTATGCGCAGAATGCAGCGTCGTCTGAACGATATAAGTGGTTGCCTATTCCGATACATGAGTTGAGTCTCAACCATTCTTTGAAACAAAACCCGGCGTGGTAATCTTTGTAAAACATAAATATAGAAAAAATGAATATACATAAATATGCCTGTGGAATCTTACTGGTCGCTTTATTATCTTCCTGTAACAAGATTTCAGAAGACGTCAGTTTCGGCGTTACACTTTCTCCGGATAATACCTATCTGGCGGGAGACGAAGTAACTTTTTTATTCGACGGTAATCCCGATTATATTACCTTTTGGTCGGGTGATTTAGGTCATGAATATAAATATCGAGACCGAACAGAATATGCTCCTGAAGATATAGAATCGTGTAAAATACGATTTACTGTAGACTCGAAATATGGTGCCAAATATCCCAAAACCCTTACATTAATGGCAACTTCCGGGTTCCCGGGACTGGCCGGAAATAATAAAGATGCAGATCACAATTTACTTACTACCTTCAATGGATGGGAAACAGTGGTAAGTCAGGAAGAGTTCCCCGCGAAAGCAGGGAATGGTAGTACTAACGTAGTGACTGAGACATATGAAAAAGACATCGATGTATCTAAATATGCGTCAGACGCTACATTCGCTTTCCGTTACCAAACTGGGCCGCTCGTTCCGAATGAATCTCAGCGTACATGGAAAATTTTCGGCTTCAGTCTCGAAACGGTTTATAAAAACGGAGTTGTTTATTCGCTTACGGCTGCCGATATGGGTTTTTCGGCATTCGATATGCTTCCTCAGGATTTAAGTCCTCAATCGGGGAATGCTTATTTCAACGGAAAAGGGATGAAAGGCACCTGGAATCTGACAGATACGAAGAATATAGAGATACAAGGTTGTGCGAAAACTCCGGCTTGGGAAAACGACGATTGGCTTATCTCGAGCAATTTGCAGTTAAATGGATGCGAACCGGATAAAAGCGAAGTAATTAAAAATATAAATGTGAGGCTCGATAGTTATTCGCACATTTATACCGTCCCGGGTACATATACGGTTACATTTATTGCCGGTAACAGTAATATTTATGGAGAAAGCAAAGTGATGAGAGAAATAACATTCGAAGTAAAATCAAAAAATTGATTTTATATTAGAATCGTAATAAGTACGATTTCCTGCAGGATGATATTTTCAAATCAACGAACATTAATATATCCGGGAGAAACAATATGAAAAAGTTATATTTTATTATTATCGTTCTTTGCCTGTTTTCAGAAATAAAAGCAGAAAGAATCGATTTCTCAGATGGAATATGCAAAGACATTGGGACGACTTCGGGTGCGAAGATTTCATTAGATAGCATTTTTACGAAAGGAAAAGGCCCTTCGCTTGCGTGGCAATGGAAAAAAGAAGAACAAAAACTCGTATTCTCTGTTCCAGAAATTCTTAACAAAGCTCTCGAAACCCGTCGGGGCGGACTTACTATGTGGATTTATAATAATACCGCACTAAAGAGTCCGTTAAAAATAAAATTTGAAGATGAAGATGGCTCTATCCCTTATTATTTCGATTTCAACCTCGATTTTTCAGGGTGGAGAGCTTGCTGGATAAGTTTTGCTAATATGCAGGGGGACCATGGCAAGAAAAAGTTGGAAAGCTGGATTATAGAGTCTCCAATCGGTATAAAAAAAGGAAATTTACTATTCAGCCGCATAGATTTCCCTCAACAAGGAGTTCATCATCAGGCGACTCCTGATTTTCAGCTACCGAAGAATAACCGGTTACCCACCCGCGAACTCTGGCACTGGTGCCGATTATACGAATGGGAAAACAATCCGTACGATATTCCTTTAATCTCGAATGTAGATAATAACGTAAAGAAAGACATCGAAACCGTAGCGGCAAGGTTGGATAAAATGCTGGTACCCCCCGGGAGAAAGGTGAATATAAATAAGGCAACGGAAATATATAAACAAGCGGGAATACATAAGGTAAAAGGAAGATGGATCGGTGCTCCGCTTTTATCGAAAGACGAGTGTGACAAAAAAGCCGGAGAACTCACTCTCAACGATGTTGAAACCATGTTATATCAGTTTGCCTGCGATTGGAAGTATAACGGAAACGAATCTTCCCGTAAAGCGTTTTTCGATGTATTCGATTATGCTATCGATCAGGGATTTGCATGGGGAAGCGGCATGGGAACCAATCATCATTATGGTTATCAGGTACGAAATATTTATAAAGCGGCCTGGATGATGCGGGACGAATTACGCGAAGCCCACGCCGAAGGTCGTGAAATAATACGTACTCTTACCTATTGGAGTGCTTTGTCTGAAACGCGTATTCCCTATGTATATGGCCGGGATGAATTGCTCGATTCTTGGAATACACTGCTTTTGCCCAAAGTAATATGCGCTATTCTTCAACCTGATTTGCCTGAGCAATTGCGTTCTATGCAGGGAATTAGCCGTTGGTTGAGCGGTTCGCTCGATTTTACTCCCGGAACGATTGGTGGTATAAAAACAGACGGGACTATGTTTCATCATGGCGGATTTTATCCCGCATACTCGATAGGTGCTATAGGTACATTGGGTGTATATCTCGAACTTACGAATAAAACGTCTTTTACCATTACCGCTAAGGCGGCTTCGCATTTGAAATTGGCTTTACAAACCATGCGAAACTATAGTAATTTACGAGATTGGGGCATCGGTATATCGGGCAGGCATCCTTTCGACGGCAGCATTTCGGAAGATGCGGTAAAAACATTCGCTTTATTGGCCGAACGAGGAATACATGCCGAAAATAAAAATGAAATCGATGAAGAGTTAGCGGCAGACTATCTTCGTTTAAAACCTCGGTCCGATTTTTATCGTAAACGTTTTGAGGAAAAGGGTATTCAAGAAGCGGTGGCTCCTTCGGGATTTTTTGTATATAATTACGGTGCCACCGGAATTTTCAGGAGAGACAATTGGATGGTTACTCTTAAGGGATATAATTCCGATGTCTGGTCTTCGGAAATATATGTATCGGATAATCGTTACGGTCGTTACCAAAGTTATGGTTCGGTGCAGATATATGCTAATGGGAATCCCGTTAGCGCAAAAGAAAGCGGTTTTGCCGAAAACGGCTGGGACTGGAATCGGTTACCCGGTACCACAACCATACATCTGCCCCTCGAAATACTTGAAAGTCCTTTAACAGGGACACTCATGGAACATTCTCCCGAGAATTTCGCGGGATCGTCTTCACTGGAGGGTATGAACGGTATTTTCGGAATGAAATTACAAGAACGAAATCGTAAGAATTTTAATCCTTCTTTTCATGCCCGTAAATCGGTTTTCTGTTTCGATAACAGAATGATCTGTCTTGCTTCCTCGATTAGTAACGATAATAAAGATTTCCCGACAGAAACTACCTTGTTTCAATTGGCACTGGAGGATAAAAACGATACAGTTTTTTATAACGGTAAGACTTGGGATATTTTTCCCTTATCAAAAGAAATAAAAAATTCTGCTGATGCATGGTTATCGGATACAAAAGGAAATGTATATTATATTCCGGCAGGACAAGATTTACATATTTCCAAATGTGAACAATATTCGAGAGATAATAAAAAGAAAAATCCTACAAAAGGTAATTTCGTTTCTGCCTGGTTATCGCACGGTTGTTCACCCCGTCATGCAGGTTATGAATATATGGTTGCTGTACAGCCATCCGGTAAAATAATACCGGGATATACGGTTTTGAGAAAAGACAGTATTGCACATATAGTACGTGACGATATTAGCGGGATAATCGGATTTGTGGTTTTCGAAACTATGAACGATTTGCAGGAAACTTCTGTCTCGGCTATTACGGGAGAAACGTTGGTGATGATGCGGGAAACAGGCAAAGAAACTTGTATTATGAGTGTATGCGATCCGTCTTTGCATCTGGAGGAAAAGACTTATACGACAGCAAAACCATCACGCCCTGTTATTAAAGAGATTTGTTTGCGGGGAAATTGGTCTTTGGCAGATATATCTCCTTTGGTTACTGTTGAATATGAAGCGGATAGAACGATTTTAAAAGTAACCTGTGCTGAAGGTCGTCCGGTAGAATTTGGTTTGATAAAAGAAATTTAAGAATAACAGAGAATACAGATTAGTAATGGGGGATGACATGTTACGATGTCATCCCCTTTTTGAATGTAGTAAATAATTTTGAAAAAAATGAGTATATCTTGAATATTTACATTAATTGTAATAGAAATAATTAGGTATAAAATAAAAAATGCATATTTTTGTAACGGAGTAATGTGTGTATTTAAGACACCAAATGTGAAAGAAATGTAATTCTTACATTATATTCGGTATATTTAATTGGTAGATTCGTCATATCATTAGCTTATAAACTAATTAATTTAATATTTAACATGAAAACAATACCAGGAAAAGTGCGATTATTGGTGATGTCTTTAATATTTTTGGGAGTAACGAATACGTTATCGGCCAAGGAAATAGAGTTAACTTCGCCCGACAAACACATACGTGTAAACGTTAAAGTAGGGGATAATATCAGTTATGATGTATCTTATGACTCGGATTTGTTGATGCAGGATTGTGTTTTGGCTCTCGATGTCAATGGTACTGTATTAGGGAAGAGTCCTAAGCTTACCGGTAATAAACGCGGGGTTATAAATGAAACGATCGATCGGGAAGTACCGACAAAAAACGCGCAAATAAAAAATCATTGTAATACTTTGTTATTGAATTTTAAAGGGGGGTATTCTGTAGAATTCAGAGCCTATAACGACGGTATAGCGTATCGTTTCATAACCAATCGGAAAGATATTTCGGAAGTAAAAGGAGAGAGGGTCGATCTAAATTTTGCAGGGAATTACTTGACTCATATATCCAAGACTCCTTCTTTTAAAACTTCATACGAATATCCCTATAGCCATGTAAAACTGGATGAATGGAAGAGCGATGACCGTATGAGTTATCTGCCTATACTTGTACAAACGGATAAAGAATATAGTATTTTAGTTTCCGAAGCCGATTTGTTCGATTATCCTTGTCTGTTTTTCAAAGGAACGGGGAGTAACGGTCTGGTATCTGCATTCCCGAAATATCCGCTCGAATTCGGAGAAGACGGTGACAGAAGTCTTTCTATCTTGAAAGAAGCCGATTACATTGCCAAAACCTCGGGAAAAAGAAAGTATCCGTGGCGTACTTTTGTTATCGGTAAAAATGATGCCGATATTGTAGGTAATGAGATGGTATATAAACTCTCTCGTCCGTGTGAACTGGAAGATATCAGTTGGATAAAACCCGGACAGGTAAGTTGGGAATGGTGGAACGGAGCTTCTCCTTATCATGTAGATTTTAAATACGGATGTAATCTCGAAACTTACAAATATTTTATCGATTTTGCTTCGGAATTCGGTATTCCTTATATTATTATGGATGAAGGATGGGCAAAATCTACCCGTGATCCTTATACTCCTAATCCCAATGTAAATTTGCCCGAACTGATTCGTTACGGAAAAGAAAAGAACGTAGGCATTGTTCTTTGGTTGACCTGGTTGACAGTAGAAAATAATTTCGACTTGTTTAAAACTTTCAGCGATTGGGGTATTGCAGGGGTTAAAATCGATTTTATGGATCGTAGCGACCAGTGGATGGTAAATTATTACGAACGTGTAGCGAAAGAAGCTGCAAAACATAAACTATTCGTTGATTTTCACGGATCGTTCAAGCCTGCTGGTATGGAACGTGCTTACCCCAATATTCTTTCTTATGAAGGGGTAAGGGGAATGGAACAAATGGGTGGCGCTACTCCCGAAAATAATATTTATCTGCCTTTTATGCGAAATGCTGTGGGTGCGATGGATTATACTCCGGGCGCAATGATAAGTATGCAGCCCGAGGTGTATTGTTCTAGACGCCCTAATTCTGCTGCTATTGGTACACGTGCCTATCAGATGGCTCTTTTCGTTGTATTTGAAAGCGGATTGCAAATGCTTGCTGATAACCCTACCAATTATTATCGCGAACGCGAATGTACCGAATATATTACCAGCGTGCCGGTTACCTGGGACGAGACACGAGTTTTACAAGCCGAGATTGGAAAATCGTTGGTCGTAGCCAAACGTAAAGGTGATAAATGGTATATCGGTGGCATTACGAATGATAAAGAAAGAGATATAAATATATCTTTAGACTTTCTGGAAGACAATCGTAAGTATAAGCTTACTTCGTTTGAAGATGGAATAAATGCCGATCGTCAGGCTCTCGATTATAAGAAAAAAGAGCAGCCGGTAAACAAAAGTACGACCCTTATCTTACATATGGTACGTAACGGTGGTTGGACAGGCGTTATAGAATAAACGCTATTGAAAAATCCCGGTAATGTATGACATATAAATTTACATGACCGGGATTTTTTTGTATAACGGAGTATTTATGGCTGTTGCCGATCTGATTTTAATATATTATGGTAATATTAAATATAAATATATAGAGTTATGACAACACGACGAGATTTTCTGAAAAAGGGAGGGCTTGCATTGGCCGCTTTAGCTGCTTCGGGCAGCATACCTGTTTCGGCATTTGCAGCCGGCAACGGTAAAGGAACTGCCGATTATGTATCGAAACGACCGGAACTTGCAAATCGTAAATTTACTTCTAAGTCTGTTGAAGAGACGATTGCACGGGTAAAAAAACAGATAAAAGATCCGAAATTGGCCTGGATGTTCGAGAATTGTTTTCCGAATACGCTGGATACAACAATAGAATCATTTAAAATGAATGGAGAGCGTCCCGATACATTTGTCATAACTGGTGATATACATGCTATGTGGCTACGGGATTCGGGCGCCCAGGTATGGCCTTATTTGCCTTTATGTAAAAATGATGAGCCGTTGCGGTTATTAATTGCCGGAGTAATCAATCGTCAAACCTGGTGTATCTTGCAGGACCCTTATGCAAATGCTTTTGGACAAACTGAAAAAAGCAGTAGCTGGGAGTCGGATATGACTGAAATGAAACCTTACGTTTATGAACGTAAGTGGGAGATCGATTCGTTGTGCTATCCGGTTCGTTTGGCTTATAATTACTGGAGAACGACGGGTGACACTTCTGTTTTCGATAAAAACTGGACGAATGCTATGGAGTCGGTATATAAAACATTCCGGGATCAGCAACGTAAAGACGGTCGTGGATCGTATAATTTTCAGCGAAAAACCGAACGTCAATTAGATACGTTATCTAATGGAGGATGGGGGAATCCTGTAAGTCCTGTCGGGCTTATCGTTTCTTCTTTCCGGCCTTCGGATGACGCTACGACTTTCGGCTTCCTGATTCCTTCGAATGTATTTGCAGTGGCGTCATTACGTCAAATTGCCGAAATTTGTACTGAAGTAACCGGAAATACCCAACTTGCAGCCGACTGTAAGGCATTGGCCGATGAGGTGCAGACTGCTATAAATAAATACGGTATTGTGCGCCATCCTAAATACGGAAAAGTATATGCTTTTGAGGTAGATGGTTACGGAAATGCTTATTTTATGGATGATGCCAATATCCCGAGCCTTTTGGCAATGCCTTATCTGACAAATATGTCGGTAAACGATCCCGTTTATCGCAATACCCGTAAACTGGTATGGAGTCTCGATAATCCGTATTTTTTTAAAGGAAGCAAAGGCGAAGGCATAGGCGGTCCTCATCAGGGTTATGATATGATATGGCCGATGAGTATTATTATGAAAGCGGAAACCAGTACCGATAATAACGAGATACGTAACTGTTTGAGAATGTTACGTGATACCGATGATAATACCGGATTTATGCACGAGACATTCAATAAAGACAATACGCATAATTTTACAAGACATTGGTTTGCGTGGGCTAATACTCTTTTTGGAGAATTGATACTGCGATTGGTAAACGAAAATAAAAGTTCATTATTAAATAATTTATAAAGAAATGAAATTCAAACATTATGCTAAACATCTCGCAATAGGTATCGGCGCCTTGTTGTGGCTAACCTCTTGCGGGAGTGATAAATATTATACTCCTGCACAGGTGAATGACTTGCGCGCTCCGGCCTATCCGTTGATAACGATCGATCCATATACCTCGGCATGGTCGATGGCGGATAATTTATACGATTTACCGGTAAAACATTGGACCGGACACGATTTTCCTATGTTGGGAATTATTAAAGTGGATGGTGAATGCTATCGTTTTATGGGTAACGAAAAGGCTGTGATGAAGCAAGTGGTAAATACGGCCGATAAAGCTCCTTGGAAAGGGAATTATACTTTTGAAAAACCGGCGTCGGAATGGATGAATCCAGATTTTAACGATTCTGCTTGGAAAAAAGGAACCGGAGCTTTCGGAACTCCGGCTAAAACGGTAAAAACCGATTGGCCCGGTACTGATATTTGGGTACGCCGTACAATAGAAATAGAACCAGAATTATTGACGAAAGATTTAATCCTGGAATATTCTCATGACGATAATCTCGAATTGTATATTAACGGTAAAGAGGTTGTTAATACGGGAAATGCCTGTGCCATGAAACAGATGAAACCTTTAACCGGTGAGTTGAAGGCTTTATTGAAACCGGGTAAAAATATAATTGCGGCGCATTGTAAAAATCCGGTAGGAGGTGCTTATCTTGATTTCGGTATTTGGGAAAAGCCTGAGTTTACTCCGGTATTTCCAATGGCTGCGAAACAGGTTTCGGCAAATGTAATGCCTACTCAGACTTATTATGCCTTCGAATGCGGAGGGGTTTTGCTGGATGTGATTTTTACTTCTCCGCTGTTGATGGATGATCTCGATTTGCTTTCGCGTCCTGTAAATTATATTACATATCAGGTAAAGTCGGTCGACGGGAAATCCCATGATGTAGCTGTATATTTCGATGCTACACCTCAATGGGCGCAAGATCGTATTTATCAACCGGTAACTTCTTCAATGGAACCTGACGAGAAGCTGTTCGTTTTGAAAACCGGAACGAAAGAACAAGATGTGCTGGGACAGAAAGGGGATGATGTACGTATCGACTGGGGATATTTTTACCTTTCCGGAGAAAAGAAGCAAAATCGTACGGCGCAAATCGGTCGGGCTGCGGTTGTACAAGAAGCTTTTGTTAAGAACAGTGCACTCGATAATAGTGCTGATGAAACACTAACGGGAGATATTTCTGAAGAAATGGAGGTATTGGCTATATCCGATAATTTGCAAAAGGTAGGAGAAAAACCGGTTTGTGGTTATATCATGGTTGGTTATGATGACAGATATTCTATACAGTATTTCGGTGAGAACTTGTTGCCTTATTGGAATCGTAAAGGCGATAAAACAATAATGGGCGAGCTTTCTTCCGCGGCACAGGATTATACTCCGGTTATGGATAAATGTGCAGCCTTTGATAAAGATTTGATGAAACGGGCTTCAGAAGTTGGTGGTGAAAAATATGCCGATCTCTGTGCCTTAGTTTATCGTCAGGCTATATCGGCGCATAAGCTGGTAGAAGATAAGAAAGGGGAATTACTTTTCTTATCGAAAGAGAATTTTAGTAACGGTTCGATCGGTACGGTAGATATTTCGTATCCTTCTATTCCTTTATTCCTCGTTTATAATACCGATTTGGCAAAGGGATTGATGAATCATATTTTCTATTACAGTGAAAGTGGTAAATGGAATAAGCCTTTTGCCGCGCATGATGTGGGTACGTATCCTATGGCTAACGGACAGACCTATGGCGGAGACATGCCGGTGGAAGAAAGTGGTAATATGCTGATAATGACTACGGCTGTTACCCTTATCGATGGAAATACGGATTATGCAGAAAAGCATTGGG contains these protein-coding regions:
- a CDS encoding SusC/RagA family TonB-linked outer membrane protein; translation: MNVTGTVVDANGERLPGVSILLKGTNTGTMTDMNGKFSIQVPSSDAILRFSYLGYESRHVKVDTKKMMNIVMKEQSTALDEVVVVGYQEVRRKDLTGSVAKANINDMLKTPITRFDQALAGRIAGVQVSSGEGGPGASFNIVVRGNNSLTQSNSPLFVIDGFPVEDAGAASINPADIESLDVLKDASATAIYGARGANGVVIITTKKGKIGKPVITYNGSVSLERLNNKLDLMDAYEFVRLQEELYSPSEMLEKYFSEGRTLESYRNIPDQYDWQDEVFRTAISTNHYLSISGGTADTRYNSSLSYVNQNGIIINSAYTRFQGRFSLDQRINSKLKINLNANYSRGITSGSSPSAASSSASSSFMYSVWGYRPVTYDGTDLRTALWDPDVNTANDYRFNPILSVRNEYRKNTQDDLVGNAFAEYTFIKGLKLKVSGGYRLKKRLNEAFNGSKTRYGNASRSEGVNASVRNYDDHGWLNENVLSYSKYINKKHNISALAGMTFQGNYSNMFRSDVQQIAHESLGMAGMDSGLPKLIESSIGENKLMSYLARFNYAFESKYYLTASFRADGSSKFSPKNRWGYFPSASVAWNFDKENFLKGIDWLNNGKLRLSWGQTGNNRVSDYAYMGSITPSMTYEYPFGETYYPGFRLTAIENPNLKWETTDQTNLGIDLSFLGERINFTADLYHKLTRNLLLYADLPYTTGFSKAYLNIGKMANRGIELTLETVNIKNRDFTWTSNFNISFNRSEVKELSGNQETLLSTVTFDNAYKTPSYIAKVGKPLGLMYGYIYEGTYKPEDFENGVLKSDIPTNGSERNMIHPGDARYKDINGDNKVDEKDQTIIGRGEPIHVGGFTNNFTYKNFDLNIFFTWSYGNDILNANRLIFENSLTKKETNMFASYADRWTPQNPQSNIPRAGDNSPRVFSSRVIEDGSYLRLKSVALGYTLPRKIARRCSLESARIFITGENLWTWTSYTGYDPEVSVRNSALTPGFDFSAYPRAYNFSLGVNLSF
- a CDS encoding DUF5017 domain-containing protein: MNIHKYACGILLVALLSSCNKISEDVSFGVTLSPDNTYLAGDEVTFLFDGNPDYITFWSGDLGHEYKYRDRTEYAPEDIESCKIRFTVDSKYGAKYPKTLTLMATSGFPGLAGNNKDADHNLLTTFNGWETVVSQEEFPAKAGNGSTNVVTETYEKDIDVSKYASDATFAFRYQTGPLVPNESQRTWKIFGFSLETVYKNGVVYSLTAADMGFSAFDMLPQDLSPQSGNAYFNGKGMKGTWNLTDTKNIEIQGCAKTPAWENDDWLISSNLQLNGCEPDKSEVIKNINVRLDSYSHIYTVPGTYTVTFIAGNSNIYGESKVMREITFEVKSKN
- a CDS encoding RagB/SusD family nutrient uptake outer membrane protein, with the translated sequence MKIINYILLSILLMTGVSCNFLDTEPNDFIRPQDFYKDSNDALLALTGIYSTLGSQNLYGGAYMQLFGTDDLTYYDRNTLPINVPNNNFDAGNNEVANVWAQLYTGINNANIFLERIEKTSMDAGTKKTYIGEATFLRAYFYFLLAQSWGDVPLITRAQYDENNLIRDCAATKQASVLAWVTSEMEKAEPMVAEIEAVEGGHVNKSAVRGILARVYLKRAGWPVNEGKPMYEKARYWAGEVIRYDKIKHDLNPDYTQVFKNLAADVADTKECLWEIYFTGNRLDGHQAAGRWGCTMGIKNNDVSKKSMGYSYAFYSVTLNLWDLFNDIDADGIPDLDDVTEKNNPDVRRDWNIAPYRYQQRNDNSTIFWKRYWYYKGDIKLDNNGNVLMKDDGVTPQTSGYGEYVQRNVGKYRREYEVVSPRDKNYTPINFPVLRYSDVLLMYAEADNEVEGSPSNKAVEYVKRVRKRAGLETKDSWSYEEFKRLIRDERARELCFEGVRKFDLLRWDYFTEEMNNVYRYVMNDSRWASGKSFAEYYAQNAASSERYKWLPIPIHELSLNHSLKQNPAW